A single genomic interval of Lewinellaceae bacterium harbors:
- a CDS encoding biopolymer transporter ExbD → MGLKKRNKVNAEFSMSSLTDIIFLLLIFFMLTANFVRIQPFELPKSDSKTVAATSTVVSIDKNGKFTVNNNEVGRRNLEQALRMAIRTSDNRENATVTIVAEVGTPFDNVVLVMEAANRLKVNAIIATQPKT, encoded by the coding sequence ATGGGATTAAAAAAGAGAAATAAAGTCAATGCAGAGTTCAGCATGTCGTCTTTGACAGACATCATCTTTCTGTTGCTGATCTTCTTTATGTTGACGGCTAATTTTGTTCGCATTCAACCTTTCGAGTTGCCGAAATCCGACTCCAAAACAGTTGCTGCGACCTCCACAGTAGTGAGCATCGACAAGAACGGGAAGTTTACGGTGAACAACAACGAGGTAGGCCGGCGCAATCTGGAGCAAGCCCTCCGAATGGCAATCCGGACTTCCGACAACCGGGAAAATGCAACGGTGACCATCGTTGCCGAGGTGGGAACGCCTTTTGACAACGTAGTTCTGGTCATGGAAGCCGCCAACCGGCTGAAAGTCAATGCCATTATTGCAACACAGCCCAAAACCTGA
- a CDS encoding biopolymer transporter ExbD produces MGLKKRSKVSAEFSMSSLTDIIFLLLIFFMLTSSLVAPNALNLKLPSSSKTSTPSTNKIDDVRISQGGNYYLNNRSISLEGLESEMERLARRNRNPAVTISPDRGTPTEHVVAVMDIAMRYRINGVLATEGME; encoded by the coding sequence ATGGGATTAAAGAAAAGGAGCAAAGTCAGCGCCGAGTTTAGCATGTCGTCTTTAACGGACATCATCTTCCTGCTGCTGATCTTTTTCATGCTGACTTCTTCGCTGGTGGCGCCCAACGCCCTCAACCTGAAGCTGCCCAGCAGTTCCAAAACGAGTACGCCGTCGACCAACAAGATCGACGACGTGCGCATCAGCCAGGGAGGGAACTATTACCTGAACAACCGGAGCATTTCCCTTGAAGGGCTGGAATCCGAAATGGAGCGCCTGGCCCGCCGCAACCGGAACCCGGCGGTCACGATTTCTCCGGACCGAGGAACCCCCACCGAACATGTGGTGGCCGTGATGGACATCGCGATGCGCTATCGGATCAATGGCGTGTTGGCGACGGAGGGGATGGAGTAG
- a CDS encoding MotA/TolQ/ExbB proton channel family protein: MLQQTLLLFQEAEGLDREMGTQSLFEIIAKSGTMGIVIVLALFVLSVIALYIFVERYLTIKRAGRIDESFMNNIRANVQSGNIQGAKALCQTTDSPVARMVEKGIQRIGKPLRDIDAAIENVGNLEIFKLEKNLSTLASIAGAAPMIGFFGTVTGMIMAFYRMATEQNVTPDVLAGGIYQALITTACGLFIGILAFIGYNVLVANVEKVVFKMERTTVEFMDLLQEPTA, encoded by the coding sequence ATGTTGCAACAAACCTTATTGTTGTTTCAGGAGGCGGAAGGCCTCGACCGTGAAATGGGCACCCAAAGCCTTTTCGAAATTATTGCCAAGAGCGGAACCATGGGTATTGTTATCGTTCTTGCTCTGTTTGTCCTTTCCGTGATCGCTCTTTACATTTTTGTAGAACGCTACCTGACCATCAAGCGGGCCGGCCGCATCGATGAGAGTTTTATGAACAATATCCGGGCGAATGTCCAGTCGGGAAATATCCAGGGCGCCAAAGCGCTTTGCCAGACCACGGACTCTCCGGTTGCGCGGATGGTGGAAAAGGGCATACAACGCATCGGCAAGCCCCTGCGCGATATCGACGCCGCTATTGAAAATGTGGGCAACCTGGAGATTTTCAAGTTGGAGAAGAACCTATCCACCCTGGCCAGCATCGCCGGCGCCGCGCCGATGATCGGCTTCTTCGGAACGGTCACAGGTATGATCATGGCTTTTTACCGCATGGCCACCGAACAAAACGTAACTCCCGACGTGCTGGCGGGCGGCATCTATCAGGCGCTTATCACTACGGCCTGTGGGCTGTTCATCGGCATTCTCGCTTTCATCGGCTATAACGTACTGGTGGCCAATGTTGAGAAAGTGGTCTTTAAAATGGAGAGGACTACCGTGGAGTTTATGGACTTGTTGCAGGAGCCGACGGCGTAG
- a CDS encoding TonB family protein has translation MAYDTSVTRDDEQNKKRGMMISVAFHVVLIMMALLPLLTFPDPPPGQAGILVNLGLPDEGQGSENAGPSEPAVAEEVPDQPREEVTPPPQPETKPTKPEPEPKKQVITTEDPNQVAIRKEKERQEKERQEQLDQQRREQEAREKAAREQAAKEKAAREAKEREAQDLKNSIGGLFGDGEGKGNTGKPGNQGDPGGDPNADRVTGISTGSGVVEGFGGRGVVRSDKPEDNSQDQGKVAVKACIDSNGNVISAEFTQSGSTATSSRLKQLAVASAKRWKFAPGNVDKQCGTITFNFRLN, from the coding sequence ATGGCATACGATACCTCTGTCACGCGGGATGACGAACAGAATAAGAAGCGAGGCATGATGATCAGCGTAGCGTTTCATGTCGTATTGATCATGATGGCGCTGCTGCCTTTGCTGACCTTTCCCGACCCGCCGCCCGGGCAGGCCGGCATACTTGTCAATCTTGGCCTCCCCGATGAGGGGCAGGGCTCTGAAAATGCCGGCCCGTCGGAGCCGGCCGTTGCCGAAGAAGTACCGGATCAGCCGAGAGAGGAAGTGACTCCGCCGCCGCAGCCGGAAACCAAGCCCACCAAGCCGGAACCCGAGCCCAAAAAACAAGTGATCACCACTGAAGACCCCAACCAGGTCGCTATTCGCAAAGAAAAGGAACGCCAGGAGAAAGAACGGCAGGAACAACTTGACCAGCAACGCCGCGAACAGGAAGCCCGGGAAAAGGCCGCCCGCGAGCAGGCGGCTAAGGAAAAAGCCGCCCGCGAAGCCAAAGAGCGGGAGGCCCAGGACCTCAAAAACTCCATCGGCGGGCTGTTCGGAGATGGAGAAGGCAAGGGCAATACCGGCAAACCCGGCAACCAGGGCGATCCGGGCGGAGACCCCAACGCCGACCGGGTGACGGGCATTTCGACCGGCTCGGGCGTGGTGGAAGGTTTTGGCGGGCGCGGTGTTGTCCGCTCCGACAAACCGGAGGACAATTCTCAGGACCAGGGCAAGGTCGCCGTCAAGGCCTGCATCGACAGCAATGGCAATGTGATCAGCGCCGAATTTACCCAGTCCGGCTCCACGGCCACCTCCAGCCGCCTGAAGCAGCTGGCGGTAGCGTCCGCCAAGCGCTGGAAATTTGCGCCGGGCAACGTTGACAAACAGTGTGGAACGATCACCTTCAATTTCCGCCTCAATTAA
- a CDS encoding 3-hydroxyacyl-CoA dehydrogenase/enoyl-CoA hydratase family protein has protein sequence MSRRITKVAVLGSGVMGSGIACHFANIGLEVLMLDIVPPGLAEDSRKRPAERNRIAYEALQKAIKGRPAALYDKSYASRVSIGNFDDDFEKIKDCDWIIEVVVERLDIKKQVFEKVDRYRAKGSLVTSNTSGIPIHTMLEGRSEDFRQHFCGSHFFNPPRYMRLLEIIPSPETKPEVVDFLMHYGDRYLGKQTVLCKDTPAFIANRVGVYAMAKIYQLATELGMRIETVDRLTGPAIGRPKTGTFRLGDLVGHDTAANVIRGIKQNCPDDEQAGTFEIPEYLQFLLDNKFLGNKSGQGFYKKTKERDENGRNVIHALNLKTLEYEPQSLPDLPSLKATKQIDNLPKRIKALFGAEDRGGKLIRKSLLGLFAYVSNRVPEISDNLYAIDDAMKAGYAWELGPFEYWDIIGAKKGIELAEEKGETVAAWVKEMVAAGHDKFYKREGGLKKYYDAASKAYKVVPGSDEFIILANYRDRKPVLQNNEMSLHDIGDGVLCLEFTSPHNSIGDGILRGINEAIQLAEEGDWQGIVIGNNAANFSVGANLMLIAMLAYNQEFDELNMAVNLFQQSSMRLRHSAIPVVTATQGYTFGGGCEFLMHSDAAVCAAESYIGLVEVGVGLLPGGGGTKEFALRASDRFFEGDVQIPTLIEQFKAIALARVGTSAHEAFDYGYLLPGRDSIVLNRDRNIAEAKAKVLELAPGYTQPLPRQDITVLGRQGLAALYAAANELRLGNYASEHDIKIAHKVSWVLCGGDLTGTQQVSEQYLLDIEREAFLSLASEPKTQERIQHMLKTNKPLRN, from the coding sequence ATGAGCAGAAGAATCACCAAAGTAGCGGTCCTGGGTTCCGGTGTCATGGGCTCGGGCATTGCCTGCCACTTCGCCAATATCGGACTGGAAGTCCTGATGCTGGACATCGTGCCGCCCGGCCTGGCCGAAGACAGCCGCAAGAGGCCTGCCGAACGCAACCGCATCGCCTACGAAGCCCTGCAAAAAGCCATAAAGGGCAGGCCCGCCGCCCTTTATGACAAGAGCTACGCCTCCCGCGTCAGCATCGGCAATTTCGACGACGATTTCGAAAAGATCAAAGACTGCGACTGGATCATTGAGGTGGTCGTCGAACGCCTGGACATCAAAAAGCAAGTCTTCGAAAAAGTAGACCGCTACCGGGCGAAAGGGTCCCTGGTCACCTCCAATACTTCCGGCATTCCCATTCATACCATGCTGGAAGGGCGCAGCGAGGACTTCCGCCAGCACTTCTGCGGCTCCCACTTTTTCAACCCGCCCCGCTACATGCGCCTGCTGGAAATCATCCCCAGCCCGGAAACCAAACCGGAAGTGGTTGACTTCCTCATGCACTACGGCGACCGCTACCTGGGCAAGCAGACGGTATTGTGCAAGGATACGCCCGCTTTCATCGCCAACCGGGTCGGCGTTTACGCCATGGCCAAAATCTATCAGCTCGCCACCGAGCTGGGCATGCGCATCGAAACCGTCGACCGCCTGACCGGCCCGGCCATCGGCCGCCCCAAGACCGGCACTTTCCGCCTGGGCGACCTGGTCGGGCACGATACGGCCGCCAACGTCATCCGGGGCATCAAACAAAACTGCCCGGATGATGAGCAGGCCGGAACCTTCGAAATCCCCGAATACCTGCAGTTCCTGCTCGACAACAAATTCCTCGGCAATAAATCCGGGCAAGGCTTTTACAAAAAAACCAAAGAACGCGACGAGAACGGCAGGAACGTGATCCACGCCCTCAACCTGAAAACGCTGGAGTACGAACCGCAGTCGCTTCCCGACCTGCCCAGCCTGAAGGCCACCAAACAGATCGACAACCTGCCCAAACGGATCAAAGCCCTTTTCGGCGCCGAGGACCGGGGCGGAAAACTCATCCGCAAATCCCTGCTCGGCCTGTTCGCCTACGTCTCCAACCGCGTCCCGGAAATTTCGGACAACCTCTACGCCATCGACGACGCTATGAAGGCCGGTTACGCCTGGGAACTGGGGCCGTTTGAATACTGGGACATCATCGGCGCCAAAAAAGGCATCGAGCTGGCTGAAGAGAAAGGGGAAACCGTAGCCGCCTGGGTTAAAGAAATGGTGGCTGCCGGGCACGACAAATTCTACAAGCGCGAAGGCGGCCTCAAGAAATACTACGATGCGGCTTCCAAAGCCTACAAAGTGGTTCCCGGTTCCGATGAATTCATCATCCTGGCCAACTACCGCGACCGCAAACCCGTACTGCAGAATAACGAAATGAGCCTGCACGATATCGGCGATGGCGTGCTGTGCCTGGAATTCACCAGCCCGCACAATTCCATCGGCGACGGTATCCTGCGCGGGATCAACGAGGCTATCCAACTGGCGGAGGAAGGGGACTGGCAAGGCATAGTTATCGGCAACAACGCCGCCAACTTCTCGGTCGGCGCCAACCTGATGCTGATCGCCATGCTGGCCTACAACCAGGAGTTCGACGAACTGAATATGGCCGTCAACCTGTTCCAGCAAAGCTCGATGCGCCTGCGGCATTCCGCCATCCCGGTGGTTACCGCTACCCAGGGCTATACCTTTGGCGGCGGCTGCGAGTTCCTTATGCACAGCGACGCCGCCGTTTGCGCCGCCGAATCCTACATCGGCCTGGTGGAAGTGGGTGTCGGCCTCCTTCCGGGTGGCGGCGGCACCAAGGAATTCGCCTTGCGCGCCTCCGACCGTTTCTTTGAAGGGGATGTACAGATACCTACCCTCATCGAACAATTCAAGGCCATTGCCCTGGCCCGTGTAGGTACTTCTGCTCACGAGGCCTTCGACTATGGCTACCTCTTGCCCGGCAGAGACAGCATCGTACTGAACCGCGACCGCAACATCGCCGAGGCCAAGGCCAAAGTGCTGGAACTGGCACCGGGTTATACCCAGCCCCTACCCCGGCAGGATATTACCGTACTCGGGCGCCAGGGCCTGGCCGCGCTCTATGCCGCCGCTAATGAGCTGCGACTGGGCAACTACGCCTCCGAACACGATATAAAGATCGCTCATAAGGTCTCCTGGGTGCTCTGCGGAGGCGACCTCACCGGTACGCAGCAGGTTTCCGAACAGTACCTGCTGGATATCGAACGGGAGGCGTTCCTCAGCTTGGCCAGCGAGCCCAAAACTCAGGAGCGCATCCAGCACATGCTAAAGACCAATAAGCCACTGCGCAATTAA
- a CDS encoding thiolase family protein: MEAYIVKAYRSAVGKAKKGGFRNYRSDDLAVDIIQHLLAQTPELDPKLVDDVIVGCANPEGEQGLQIGRQISLRALGKEVPGMTVNRYCASGLETISIAVAKIKAGMGHIFVAGGTENMSMIPMTGYKLAPSYQVASSTPNYIASMGLTAEAVAKKYNISREASDEFAYRSHQKAGAAIAAGKFKSEIVPVTVEDVYVKDNKRVKSEHTVDTDEGVRTDTSVEVLGKLRPAFAMGGIVTAGNSSQTSDGAAFTLVMSGEMVKQLGLQPIARLAACSVGGVEPLYMGIGPCVAIPKALQQAGLKLADVDLIELNEAFAAQSLAVIQEAGLNPDIVNVNGGAIALGHPLGCTGAKLSTQLFNELRRQGKKYGMVTACVGGGQGIAGIYELLN; encoded by the coding sequence ATGGAAGCATATATCGTAAAGGCCTATCGCTCCGCCGTAGGCAAAGCCAAAAAAGGAGGATTCCGGAATTACCGTTCCGACGACCTGGCAGTAGACATCATCCAGCACCTGCTGGCTCAAACGCCGGAACTGGACCCCAAGCTGGTCGACGATGTCATCGTCGGCTGCGCCAACCCGGAAGGAGAACAAGGCCTGCAGATCGGCCGGCAAATCTCTTTGCGGGCACTGGGCAAGGAAGTGCCCGGCATGACCGTCAACCGCTACTGCGCTTCCGGCCTGGAGACCATCTCCATCGCCGTAGCCAAGATCAAAGCGGGCATGGGCCACATCTTCGTCGCCGGCGGCACCGAAAACATGAGCATGATCCCCATGACGGGCTATAAGCTGGCGCCCAGCTACCAGGTGGCTTCCTCCACCCCCAACTACATCGCCAGCATGGGCCTTACCGCCGAAGCGGTGGCCAAAAAGTACAATATTTCCCGGGAGGCATCCGACGAGTTTGCCTACCGTTCCCATCAGAAAGCCGGCGCCGCTATCGCAGCCGGAAAATTCAAGAGCGAAATCGTGCCGGTGACCGTGGAGGATGTCTATGTAAAAGACAATAAACGGGTGAAGAGCGAACATACCGTGGATACCGATGAAGGCGTGCGAACAGACACCAGCGTAGAAGTACTGGGCAAGCTGCGCCCCGCCTTTGCGATGGGCGGCATCGTCACCGCCGGCAACTCGTCCCAGACCTCCGACGGCGCTGCCTTCACCCTGGTGATGAGCGGAGAGATGGTCAAACAGCTGGGCCTACAGCCCATCGCCCGCCTGGCCGCCTGCTCCGTCGGCGGCGTCGAACCACTGTACATGGGCATTGGCCCCTGCGTAGCCATTCCCAAAGCCCTGCAACAAGCTGGCCTGAAACTGGCGGACGTCGATTTGATCGAACTCAATGAGGCCTTCGCCGCTCAATCACTGGCCGTTATCCAGGAAGCCGGCCTCAACCCGGATATCGTCAACGTCAACGGCGGGGCCATCGCGCTGGGGCACCCTCTGGGGTGCACCGGCGCTAAACTGTCCACTCAGCTTTTCAACGAGCTGCGGCGGCAGGGTAAAAAATATGGCATGGTGACGGCCTGCGTCGGCGGTGGGCAAGGCATTGCCGGCATCTACGAGCTGCTGAACTAA
- a CDS encoding gliding motility-associated C-terminal domain-containing protein, giving the protein MKRFLLLCLLFQPFLSKAQVEVRLTVESGAIASDCDDFLSGPDLLWGVNVEGEGWSTYPQSNSGLCFTALPNQQYTASYACAADLPPQLEVCFRAFENDPILPIGCPIAPSCLEQICDNFAIPAPGQSIAYTLALPATGSSTGEVNFTIEVAGAGANGEPCTAENLGMLTRGDTLGNFSQGLYSNRCGDLAPGEPNPIDQGGFNNENGMWFEFTTGSDIGSLLLIQALSDPEVAGDSLDIQLAIYGTDNNACDGAFELLSWASPNGTYNVFMNFRCPQPNTTYYVLIDGAYTVPDSEVGRFGLQVINVGVEDAPDERCDALMLGAVPEGGSVGLPAPVGNLCATSVGDPFSPNFVLQSSVWFQFIAPPSGHVTIDAVSAREIDSIGIQLGLYRPLSGSCSGFFQHIASQYTFEDLDESMEVTCLYPGDTYYLLVDGDADANRGIFTLSVSDAGDITPMTNLDTTICFGDSFSVGNSSYTEPGFYSDTLQVFRGCDSIINTTLTVLPPISIQVDQTQPAIGEGNANGIATVSATGATGNFAFEWCDGTAGPSNNMLAGGAVCCVTAYDDFGCTADTCFTVEFITDIIPSFTPDTLACFGDENGQIVFSAMNGLPPYTYTWQNSDDSINGNGTIAEADEEVVLPDLPAGVYTITIRDMFFDTTFAVNVLEPELLTLQVLGTEDASCFEFCDGTATVMAGGGVGNYQFNWSHGASADTAVALCAGSYSVTVTDANGCEQEVSLSITEPEEFIATATEVKAVSCFEGSDAEVTVETNGSPIAYLWSTGDVTQNVSGLPAGAYTVRVTNADGCQDEAEATVTQPAAPVSVEVALETPVSCQGDMDGALRAIASGPGLSFAYDWSNGASGETASGLGAGAYSVVLTNEKGCQDTASFDLGEPDLIQALLSATDVTCVSGENGGAIAVDTAFGGTPPFSYSLDGVVFGSSRQFSALFADTYTVVIQDAAGCEQEFVQIVNGAPELTVELGDTRSLQLGDSLLLTAQPNSDNVVYTWSLADSTVSKEAGQAILIRPTLSTGYFVEVFDTITLCRANDFVMVNVRTDRRVFIPNAFSPNEDGSNDFFTVYADNAVVLVKSLRVFSRTGSMVYEAFDFLPNNNGEGWDGTFRDEDLDPGLFVYVAEIEFVDGRTEVFKGDVMLMK; this is encoded by the coding sequence ATGAAGCGTTTTCTATTGCTATGTTTGCTCTTTCAGCCTTTCCTCTCGAAGGCTCAGGTAGAAGTCCGGCTCACCGTCGAGAGCGGCGCTATTGCCTCCGACTGCGATGACTTCCTATCCGGTCCGGACCTGTTGTGGGGCGTGAATGTGGAAGGCGAAGGCTGGTCTACCTATCCTCAAAGCAATTCCGGCCTATGTTTTACTGCTCTGCCCAACCAGCAGTACACGGCGAGTTATGCCTGTGCCGCCGACCTGCCTCCCCAGTTGGAGGTGTGTTTCCGAGCCTTTGAGAACGACCCCATTCTTCCCATCGGTTGCCCCATTGCCCCATCCTGCCTGGAGCAGATTTGCGACAATTTCGCCATTCCCGCCCCCGGCCAGAGCATAGCTTATACCCTTGCCCTGCCGGCTACCGGCAGTTCCACAGGGGAAGTCAATTTTACGATAGAAGTAGCGGGCGCCGGCGCCAACGGCGAACCCTGTACCGCCGAAAACCTGGGCATGCTTACCCGCGGCGACACCCTGGGCAACTTCAGCCAGGGGCTGTACAGCAACCGTTGCGGCGACCTGGCCCCCGGAGAGCCCAACCCGATCGATCAGGGCGGGTTCAACAACGAGAACGGTATGTGGTTCGAATTCACCACCGGCAGCGATATCGGTTCCCTCCTGCTGATCCAGGCGCTGAGCGACCCGGAAGTGGCCGGAGATTCCCTGGATATTCAGCTGGCTATCTACGGGACGGACAATAATGCCTGCGACGGCGCCTTTGAGTTGCTCAGCTGGGCGTCGCCCAATGGCACTTACAACGTGTTCATGAATTTCCGGTGCCCGCAGCCCAATACCACTTACTACGTCCTCATCGACGGGGCTTACACCGTCCCGGATTCAGAAGTGGGCCGGTTCGGGCTGCAGGTGATCAACGTAGGGGTAGAAGATGCCCCGGATGAACGCTGCGATGCCCTGATGCTGGGAGCGGTGCCGGAAGGGGGCTCCGTCGGGTTGCCTGCGCCGGTGGGCAATCTGTGCGCCACCAGCGTGGGAGACCCGTTCAGCCCCAACTTCGTGTTGCAGTCGTCGGTCTGGTTCCAGTTTATCGCGCCTCCTTCCGGGCACGTCACCATCGATGCGGTATCTGCCCGGGAAATAGACTCCATCGGCATTCAGCTGGGCCTGTACCGCCCGTTGTCCGGCAGCTGCAGCGGCTTTTTCCAGCATATCGCCAGCCAATATACTTTCGAAGACCTGGATGAATCCATGGAAGTCACCTGCCTGTATCCCGGAGACACCTATTATCTGCTGGTGGACGGCGACGCAGACGCCAACCGAGGGATCTTTACCCTTTCCGTCTCCGATGCCGGAGACATTACCCCAATGACCAACCTGGACACCACCATCTGTTTCGGCGACAGTTTCAGCGTGGGCAATTCTTCCTATACGGAGCCGGGCTTCTATTCCGATACCCTGCAGGTCTTTCGCGGCTGCGACAGCATCATCAACACCACCCTCACCGTATTGCCTCCTATCTCCATTCAGGTTGATCAAACCCAGCCGGCCATCGGAGAAGGCAATGCCAATGGCATCGCTACGGTAAGCGCCACAGGGGCTACCGGCAATTTTGCGTTCGAATGGTGCGACGGTACGGCCGGCCCTTCCAACAACATGCTGGCCGGCGGCGCGGTGTGTTGCGTTACGGCGTATGACGATTTCGGCTGCACGGCGGACACCTGCTTCACCGTAGAATTCATTACCGACATCATTCCTTCCTTCACGCCCGACACGCTGGCCTGCTTTGGCGACGAGAATGGGCAGATCGTTTTCTCAGCCATGAACGGGCTGCCACCCTACACTTACACCTGGCAAAACAGCGATGATTCGATCAATGGCAACGGGACGATTGCCGAAGCTGACGAAGAAGTGGTACTACCGGACTTGCCGGCAGGCGTTTACACCATTACCATCAGGGATATGTTTTTCGACACCACCTTCGCCGTCAACGTTTTGGAGCCGGAGTTGCTGACGCTCCAGGTGCTGGGCACGGAGGACGCCAGTTGTTTTGAATTCTGCGACGGAACCGCCACCGTCATGGCGGGCGGCGGGGTAGGAAACTATCAGTTCAACTGGAGCCATGGGGCTTCTGCTGATACCGCCGTCGCCCTCTGCGCCGGTTCCTACTCGGTGACTGTGACGGATGCCAACGGGTGTGAACAGGAAGTAAGCCTGAGCATAACGGAACCGGAAGAATTCATTGCCACCGCTACGGAAGTAAAGGCGGTTTCCTGTTTTGAAGGCAGCGACGCCGAAGTCACGGTAGAAACCAACGGGTCGCCCATCGCTTACCTGTGGAGTACCGGCGATGTTACCCAAAACGTCAGTGGCCTGCCCGCCGGCGCTTATACCGTTCGGGTTACCAACGCCGATGGCTGCCAGGACGAGGCGGAAGCAACGGTGACGCAGCCGGCAGCGCCCGTGTCGGTGGAAGTGGCGCTGGAAACGCCGGTGAGCTGCCAGGGCGATATGGATGGGGCGCTGCGGGCCATCGCTTCCGGGCCGGGTTTGTCCTTTGCCTACGATTGGTCGAACGGAGCGAGTGGGGAAACGGCCTCCGGGCTGGGCGCCGGCGCCTATTCGGTGGTGCTTACCAATGAAAAAGGCTGTCAGGACACCGCGAGTTTCGACCTTGGAGAACCTGATCTCATCCAGGCGCTGCTATCCGCTACCGATGTCACCTGCGTGAGCGGGGAAAATGGCGGGGCCATTGCCGTGGATACTGCCTTCGGCGGCACGCCCCCCTTCAGCTATTCTCTGGATGGGGTAGTATTTGGCTCTTCCCGGCAGTTTTCCGCCTTGTTTGCAGATACCTATACCGTTGTCATCCAGGATGCGGCGGGGTGTGAGCAGGAATTTGTCCAGATCGTCAATGGCGCGCCGGAACTGACAGTGGAACTGGGAGATACCCGCAGCCTGCAGCTGGGCGATTCCCTGCTGCTCACCGCCCAGCCCAACAGCGACAATGTAGTGTATACCTGGTCGTTGGCCGACAGCACAGTCAGCAAAGAGGCCGGCCAGGCCATCTTGATCAGGCCGACTCTATCGACCGGCTATTTTGTCGAGGTGTTCGACACCATAACCCTTTGCCGGGCGAATGACTTTGTGATGGTCAATGTGCGTACGGACCGCCGGGTGTTCATCCCCAATGCTTTCAGCCCGAACGAGGATGGCAGCAACGACTTTTTTACCGTATACGCCGATAATGCCGTGGTGCTGGTGAAGTCGCTCCGGGTCTTTAGCCGTACCGGGAGCATGGTCTATGAAGCTTTTGATTTTCTACCCAATAACAATGGGGAGGGATGGGACGGGACTTTCCGTGATGAAGACCTGGACCCCGGCCTGTTCGTTTACGTCGCCGAGATAGAGTTCGTCGACGGGCGCACCGAGGTGTTTAAGGGGGATGTGATGTTGATGAAATGA